ATGGCATTGTATCTCTCTTTGTTTGTTCCATTTGTTTTTGTCAAACTTTGTTATAGAACTTATGGGGCTAATTTTAAACGTTTCTATTCCTGTAATCGGAAATGTTTCCGAGGAATAAAAACGTTTCCGAAAACGTTTCTGAAATTAATCTATGTGTGATTTTATAAATCTTTAACTTACATTATTAAAATTATATCATCAAATTCTAAAACTTAACTTGATAATTATCTAAATGACTGGAATAGACTATATAGTTATTGTTTTTTTTTCGCTCCTAATTGTTTTCATTGGATTATCTTTTTCGCGGAAAGCGGGAAGCGATATGGTTTCTTTTTTTGCAGCCGGAGGAGCTGTTCCCTGGTGGATTAACAGTTTGTCACTGTTTATGGGCTTTGTATCGGCCAGTACATTTGTGGTATGGGGGTCGATAGCCTATTCTTCGGGCTGGGTGGCAATTTCTATACAATGGGCCATGTCGGTTGCCGGATTAGTGGTTGGTTACGTAATTGCTCCTAAGTGGCACAAAACAAGATCATTAACAGCTGCTGAATACATTTGCAATCGGCTGGGAATCAGAACGCAAAAGACTTATTCTTATATATACCTCTTTATAATGGTTTTCTTGAAAGGTGTTTGTCTTTATGCAGTGGCTCTGATCTTACAAATTACTACTGGAATATCCTTGTATTGGTGGGTAGGATTGCTTGGGGCAATTGTCATTTTATATACAACTTTTGGTGGCCTTTGGGCTGTGGTTGTGACCGACGTACTACAATTTATTATCCTACTCTCCGCTGGATTGATTTTGCTTCCATTATCGTTCGATAAGGTTGGTGGAGTTTCATCGTTTGTAAATATCATACATTCTCAAAATCTTCCCGATTTTTTTAAGTTTAGCGACCAGAAATATACTATCAGTTTCCTGTTGGGTTTCTTGTTCTATAATATTTTTTACCTTGGTGGGCAATGGAGTTTCATTCAGCGTTATACCAGTGTGGCTTCGCCAAAAGAATCGAAAATGGTTGGTGTTTTGTTTGGACTGTTTTATATCATTAGTCCTGTCATCTGGATGTTGCCACCAATGATTTATCGTGCTGTCAATCCCGGTTTGGTAGGAATTGAAAACGAACAAGCATATATGCAGATGGCCAAAGCAGCTTTGCCTTCAGGAATGCTGGGACTAATTACTATTAGTCTGGTATTTGCTACAAACAGTTCGGTACAGAGTTTCCTGAATATCTCAGCAGGAGTAATCACCAATGATTTATTCAAAAATATATACCCGCAATCATCCGGGAAACTATTGATGCGTGTTGCACGTATTGCCACTTTGTCTATGGGGATTGTGGTTATTTTTATGGGAATGTTGGTCCCTTTGATGGGGGGGGCAACCAATGTCATTTTGAGTGTGGCTTCCATAACCGGAGGAGCAATGTATTTCCCCTTGATTTGGACCTTATTTTCGAAAAAGCAAAACAGCTATACAGTTTTGGCAACTACCATTCTGTCGCTTTTTATTGCATTGGCCTATAAGTTTGTAATTCCATATTTTTCCGGTAAGTCATTATCTCGTGCGTCCGAAATGTTATTGGGAGTTCTCGTCCCGATTTCAATCATTATGTTGTTCGAAATTTGGTTAAGGTTTAAAAACTCTCAGGAAACTGAATTTGAAAATTACCAGCGATACTTAGCAACCAAAGTTTCATCAAATGCTGAATCATCTAACTCTGAAGTGGACTCAAAAGGGGAAAATCAGTTTGGGAAACGAATGATTTCTATAGGCATTCTTGCAACGGGTTTAATAATTGCAGGACTTGGATTATTATCTCCCTGCGGAAAAATATATGTTTTAGGAATGGCCTTACTCTTGCTCATGATTGGATTTCGAATATTATATAAGACTCTCAAATAAAACAATTTACTATTATGATACGAGAAGATTTATCTCCTGTTATTAGGAGAAACGCTCAGATTATGCTTTATGCTGACCTTGCTGTAGTTGGAGGAGGTTTGGCTGGGTGCTGCGCCGCTATTACAGCTGCACGCAACGGAATCAAAGTCATTCTGGTTCAAGACAGGCCTGTACTTGGCGGAAACGGATCGAGCGAAGTTCGGCTTTGGATTTTGGGAGCAACGTCGCATTTAGGCAATAATAATCGGTGGAGCCGTGAAGGTGGGGTTATTGACGAGATTTTGGTTGAAAATCTTTACCGCAACAAGGAGGGAAACTCAGTGATATTTGATACTATCCTGCTTGAAAAGGTGGTCAACGAGCCTGGTATTACTTTACTGCTCAATACCATAGTTTTCGATCTGCAAAAAAAAGACGATGTAACCATTTCTTCAGTAAAAGCATTTTGCAGCCAGAATTCGACTGAATATACTATCAATGCCCCGCTTTTTTGTGATGCTTCTGGCGATGGAATTGTTGGATATAAAGCAGGGGCATCCTTTCGCATGGGAGCTGAGTGCAAAGGCGAATTTGGCGAAGCTTTTACTCCCACCAAAGAGTATGGAGAGCTTTTGGGTCATACCATGTATTTCTACAGTAAAGACACTGGAAAGCCGGTTAAATACATAGCTCCTTCGTTTGCACTAATAGATATAACTAAAATACCTCGCTTCAGAAATATTAAAATCGGCCAGATGGGATGCAATTTCTGGTGGTTCGAATTTGGAGGCAGGGGTGACACCATTCTCGATACAGAAGGAATCAAATGGGAACTCTGGAGCGTAATCTACGGAGTTTGGGATTACATTAAAAACTCCGGTAATTTTCCTGAAGCTGAAAACCTTTCGCTTGAATGGGTAGGTACGATTCCTGGCAAACGCGAAAGCCGCCGGTTTGAAGGTCCATACATGCTGAAGCAACAAGACATTATCGAACAGACTCATTTTTACGATGCTGTTTCGTTCGGTGGTTGGGCCATAGATTTACATCCGGCCGATGGCGTATTTTCTGAACTTCCAGGCTGTAATCAATACCATTCAAAAGGAATTTATGAGATTCCATACCGCTGTTTTATCAGTAAAAACATTCAAAATCTGTTCATCGCCGGTCGCCTGATCAGCACCTCGCACGTGGCTTTTGGTTCTACGCGGGTGATGGCAACATCGGGACATGGGGGACAGGTGGTTGGAATGGCTGCCGCGCTGTGCCAAACGATGAATCTGGCACCTGCCGACTTTAGCGATCCCATAAAAATCAAAATTCTCCAGGATAAACTGAATGTTGCCGGACAAAGTATTCCGGGTTTACCGATCGACAAAAGCAAAAATCTTGCAGCTTCGGCAACAATTTGTGCATCCAGCGAACTTTTAATCGATCAACTTCCGTTTGATGGCCAATGGTTCGACTTAAAAACTGCTGCCGGGCAGCTTTTGCCACTAAAAAAAGATGTTCAATACAGCTTTGAAATAGAAGTTGATGCTGATTGTGCAACTATTTTGGAAGCTGAATTGCAGGCCAGTTTAAAAATTTTCAATTATACACCTGATGCATTACTTGAAAAACAAAGCATCAGTCTTCAACGAGGCGTTCAGAAGATTACCATTTCCTTTACTGAAACATTAAAGAACGATCAATATGCTTTCCTGATTTTTAGGAGTAATCCGGAGGTTAAAATTCGTTGCAGCGAAAAACGTATTTCAGGAATTGTGTCGGTTTTCAATAAAACAAATCCTGCAGTAAACAACTATGGCAAACAAACACCACCTGAAAACAGCGGGTTTGATTCGTTTGAATTTTGGTGTCCCGATCGCCGGCCGAAAGGACAAAATTTGGCAATGAAGATCTCTCCTGCCTTAGATTGTTATAATCTCCCAAATATTGTTAACGGGTTTACTCGTCCCTATATTCGAACCAACGCTTGGGCTGCCGATTGGAATGATTCAACCCCCATGATTACTCTAAAATGGAATGAGCCTAAAAAAATTAATTCGGTTACACTCTTTTTCGATACCGATTTTGATCACCCTATGGAATCTTCGCAGATGGGTCATCCGGAAGACGTAATCCCTTTCTGCATTCAAAAATACAGGATATTAAATGAAGATGGTCAGGTGATTTTTGAAAATACCGATAATCATCAGACTATAAACAGATGGACTCCTGAAAATGCCTTGAAAGTTAAACTCTTAAAGTTCGAATTCGTACATCCGAATAAAAATGTACCTGCATCAATTTTTGAAATATATATTGATT
This genomic stretch from Bacteroidota bacterium harbors:
- a CDS encoding sodium transporter, whose translation is MTGIDYIVIVFFSLLIVFIGLSFSRKAGSDMVSFFAAGGAVPWWINSLSLFMGFVSASTFVVWGSIAYSSGWVAISIQWAMSVAGLVVGYVIAPKWHKTRSLTAAEYICNRLGIRTQKTYSYIYLFIMVFLKGVCLYAVALILQITTGISLYWWVGLLGAIVILYTTFGGLWAVVVTDVLQFIILLSAGLILLPLSFDKVGGVSSFVNIIHSQNLPDFFKFSDQKYTISFLLGFLFYNIFYLGGQWSFIQRYTSVASPKESKMVGVLFGLFYIISPVIWMLPPMIYRAVNPGLVGIENEQAYMQMAKAALPSGMLGLITISLVFATNSSVQSFLNISAGVITNDLFKNIYPQSSGKLLMRVARIATLSMGIVVIFMGMLVPLMGGATNVILSVASITGGAMYFPLIWTLFSKKQNSYTVLATTILSLFIALAYKFVIPYFSGKSLSRASEMLLGVLVPISIIMLFEIWLRFKNSQETEFENYQRYLATKVSSNAESSNSEVDSKGENQFGKRMISIGILATGLIIAGLGLLSPCGKIYVLGMALLLLMIGFRILYKTLK
- a CDS encoding FAD-dependent oxidoreductase, giving the protein MIREDLSPVIRRNAQIMLYADLAVVGGGLAGCCAAITAARNGIKVILVQDRPVLGGNGSSEVRLWILGATSHLGNNNRWSREGGVIDEILVENLYRNKEGNSVIFDTILLEKVVNEPGITLLLNTIVFDLQKKDDVTISSVKAFCSQNSTEYTINAPLFCDASGDGIVGYKAGASFRMGAECKGEFGEAFTPTKEYGELLGHTMYFYSKDTGKPVKYIAPSFALIDITKIPRFRNIKIGQMGCNFWWFEFGGRGDTILDTEGIKWELWSVIYGVWDYIKNSGNFPEAENLSLEWVGTIPGKRESRRFEGPYMLKQQDIIEQTHFYDAVSFGGWAIDLHPADGVFSELPGCNQYHSKGIYEIPYRCFISKNIQNLFIAGRLISTSHVAFGSTRVMATSGHGGQVVGMAAALCQTMNLAPADFSDPIKIKILQDKLNVAGQSIPGLPIDKSKNLAASATICASSELLIDQLPFDGQWFDLKTAAGQLLPLKKDVQYSFEIEVDADCATILEAELQASLKIFNYTPDALLEKQSISLQRGVQKITISFTETLKNDQYAFLIFRSNPEVKIRCSEKRISGIVSVFNKTNPAVNNYGKQTPPENSGFDSFEFWCPDRRPKGQNLAMKISPALDCYNLPNIVNGFTRPYIRTNAWAADWNDSTPMITLKWNEPKKINSVTLFFDTDFDHPMESSQMGHPEDVIPFCIQKYRILNEDGQVIFENTDNHQTINRWTPENALKVKLLKFEFVHPNKNVPASIFEIYID